The Geotalea uraniireducens Rf4 genome window below encodes:
- a CDS encoding radical SAM protein yields the protein MLDYVEPLFRPPSEARSLIFQITIGCSQNHCTFCGMYKGKRFCVKPLEEVLGEIDSIPLRFRPHVDRVFLADGDALVYPFDGLTRILDHLAATFPTLTRIGSYASPASLAGKSPEELSVLRQKKLRILYFGLESGDTVTLAAINKGFNADEMAVQVLKARGAGMKLSVTAILGLAGRERSLEHAGGTAAWVNRVNPEYFSLLTLFHRHNDAFIRTIHQCTRGELLLEAREIVAGLHPEKTILRSNHVSNFLNLAGSYPKDRERLIREVDAAIASAGRMPGYKDSTPEYSEEYY from the coding sequence ATGCTTGATTATGTTGAGCCGCTGTTCCGGCCGCCGAGCGAGGCGCGGAGTCTTATCTTTCAGATCACCATCGGCTGCTCGCAGAATCACTGCACTTTCTGCGGCATGTACAAGGGAAAGCGCTTCTGTGTCAAGCCGCTTGAGGAGGTGCTTGGCGAGATCGATTCGATTCCTTTGCGCTTCCGCCCCCATGTGGATCGGGTGTTCCTGGCGGACGGCGATGCGCTGGTGTACCCCTTTGACGGGCTTACGCGGATACTCGACCACCTTGCCGCGACCTTTCCCACCCTGACCCGCATTGGCTCCTATGCCTCGCCGGCAAGTCTTGCCGGCAAAAGCCCCGAAGAGCTGTCCGTACTGCGGCAGAAGAAGCTGCGTATCCTCTATTTCGGCCTGGAGTCGGGCGATACTGTAACACTCGCCGCAATAAACAAGGGGTTCAATGCCGACGAAATGGCGGTACAGGTGTTGAAAGCGCGCGGAGCAGGAATGAAGCTTTCGGTTACGGCCATTCTCGGTCTGGCCGGACGGGAGCGGAGCCTTGAGCATGCCGGGGGTACAGCCGCCTGGGTGAACCGGGTCAACCCGGAATATTTTTCACTTCTGACCCTGTTTCACCGTCACAACGATGCCTTCATCAGGACCATTCACCAGTGCACACGGGGCGAGCTGCTTCTGGAAGCACGGGAGATTGTTGCCGGCCTCCATCCTGAAAAGACCATCCTTCGCTCCAACCATGTTTCCAACTTTCTCAATCTTGCCGGGAGCTACCCAAAAGACCGGGAACGGCTCATCCGGGAGGTGGACGCAGCGATAGCTTCTGCCGGGCGAATGCCGGGGTATAAGGATAGTACGCCGGAGTATAGTGAAGAGTATTATTAA
- a CDS encoding outer membrane protein assembly factor BamD: protein MRRVILLVLMLWALGFAGCSGDNGKQLFETAQFEEKQHNLEHAKQLYEEIAKKYPGGDYGKKAEERLATLKGGNGK, encoded by the coding sequence ATGCGGCGCGTTATTCTGCTGGTGCTGATGCTGTGGGCGCTCGGCTTTGCCGGATGCTCCGGCGACAATGGAAAGCAGCTCTTTGAAACCGCGCAGTTCGAGGAAAAGCAGCATAACCTGGAGCATGCGAAACAACTCTACGAGGAAATAGCAAAGAAGTATCCCGGCGGTGATTACGGCAAGAAGGCCGAGGAGCGGCTTGCGACCCTTAAGGGGGGTAACGGTAAGTAG
- the ppdK gene encoding pyruvate, phosphate dikinase — protein MAAKYVYFFGNGKAEGRAEMKNLLGGKGANLAEMTSIGLPVPAGFTITTEVCTEFYKNDRNYPAGLKEEVAENLRQVEGLMGKRFGDPENPLLVSVRSGARASMPGMMDTILNLGLNDTTVQGIIEQSRDDRFAYDAYRRFVQMYSDVVMGMNKDELEHILEKKKEEKGARLDTDLTAADWKELVGKFKARIKEVLGQDFPEDPQEQLWGAIGAVFGSWMNQRAITYRKLNNIPADWGTAVNVQSMVFGNMGNDCATGVAFTRDPSTGKNYFYGEYLINAQGEDVVAGIRTPQPINKANGDSCLPSMEETMPECYRQLVEIRSILEKHYKDMQDIEFTIEKGKLYMLQTRNGKRTATAAIKVAVDMVREGLIDEKTAVLRVAPSQLDQLLHPSLDPKAPKKIIAKGLPASPGAAGGEVVFTADEAEAAAKVGLKVILVRVETSPEDIHGMHAAQGILTARGGMTSHAAVVARGMGKCCVAGCGDIKVDYAAGQFVANGGLVVKKGDVVTLDGSTGEVILGSVPTVTPEMTGDFATLMTWVDKFRKLKVRTNADTPKDSKTAREFGAEGIGLCRTEHMFFEADRIAAVREMILAEDVEGRKKALVKILPMQKGDFLGIFREMKGLPVTIRLLDPPLHEFLPHEDKDIDELAKTMGVTPKTLKNKVEYLHEFNPMLGHRGCRLGLTFPEIYDMQVQAIMEAACELVKNEGFDIVPEIMIPLVAVDKELKTLRENAITVCEEVIGRYGIKVEYLIGTMIELPRAALTADEIALEAEFFSFGTNDLTQTTFGLSRDDAGKFLPFYVESGLLEDDPFVSLDQNGVGQLVKIACEKGRATRPHIKLGICGEHGGDPASVIFCHKIGLDYVSCSPFRVPIARLAAAHAALMDK, from the coding sequence ATGGCAGCAAAGTATGTCTATTTTTTTGGTAACGGCAAGGCTGAAGGGCGTGCGGAAATGAAAAACCTGCTCGGCGGGAAGGGAGCCAACCTTGCGGAGATGACGAGCATCGGACTGCCGGTGCCGGCGGGCTTTACCATCACCACCGAAGTCTGCACCGAGTTTTACAAAAATGATCGCAACTATCCGGCCGGACTGAAGGAAGAGGTGGCAGAGAACCTGCGCCAGGTGGAAGGGTTGATGGGGAAGCGGTTCGGCGACCCTGAAAACCCGCTTCTCGTTTCGGTTCGTTCCGGCGCCCGGGCCTCCATGCCCGGCATGATGGATACCATTCTCAACCTGGGGCTCAACGATACCACGGTGCAGGGGATTATCGAGCAGAGCAGGGATGATCGCTTTGCCTATGACGCCTATCGCCGCTTTGTCCAGATGTATTCGGACGTGGTGATGGGGATGAACAAGGACGAGCTGGAACATATTCTGGAGAAAAAGAAGGAAGAAAAAGGGGCCCGCCTCGATACGGATCTGACTGCCGCCGATTGGAAAGAACTGGTCGGCAAATTCAAGGCGCGGATCAAGGAAGTGCTCGGCCAGGATTTCCCCGAAGACCCGCAGGAGCAGTTGTGGGGGGCCATCGGGGCGGTATTTGGTTCATGGATGAACCAGCGGGCCATCACCTACCGCAAACTCAACAACATTCCGGCTGACTGGGGGACAGCGGTCAATGTCCAGTCAATGGTGTTCGGCAACATGGGGAACGACTGCGCCACCGGCGTTGCCTTTACCCGCGATCCTTCCACCGGCAAAAACTATTTTTATGGCGAATACCTGATCAATGCCCAGGGGGAGGATGTGGTAGCGGGAATCCGAACCCCGCAGCCGATCAACAAGGCGAATGGCGATTCCTGCCTTCCCTCCATGGAAGAGACCATGCCCGAGTGCTATCGGCAGCTGGTGGAGATCCGCTCCATACTGGAAAAGCACTATAAGGACATGCAGGATATCGAGTTCACCATTGAAAAAGGCAAGCTCTACATGCTCCAGACCAGGAACGGCAAGCGGACCGCCACCGCAGCCATCAAGGTTGCCGTGGACATGGTCAGGGAAGGTCTGATCGACGAGAAGACCGCCGTGCTCCGTGTCGCGCCGAGCCAGCTTGACCAACTCCTCCACCCGTCTCTCGACCCCAAGGCGCCGAAGAAGATAATCGCCAAGGGCCTTCCCGCCTCACCGGGGGCGGCAGGGGGCGAGGTGGTCTTCACTGCCGACGAGGCCGAGGCTGCCGCCAAGGTCGGCCTCAAGGTGATCCTGGTCCGGGTGGAGACGAGCCCGGAGGATATCCACGGCATGCACGCTGCCCAGGGAATTCTTACCGCGCGCGGCGGCATGACCTCCCACGCGGCCGTCGTCGCCCGCGGCATGGGAAAATGCTGCGTGGCCGGCTGTGGTGATATCAAGGTGGACTATGCCGCCGGGCAGTTTGTCGCCAATGGCGGTCTGGTTGTGAAGAAGGGCGATGTCGTCACCCTCGACGGTTCGACCGGTGAAGTTATACTGGGGTCCGTTCCTACAGTCACGCCGGAGATGACCGGCGACTTTGCCACCCTCATGACATGGGTTGACAAGTTCCGCAAGCTCAAGGTGCGGACCAACGCCGATACGCCGAAGGATTCCAAGACCGCCCGCGAGTTCGGTGCTGAGGGGATCGGCCTCTGCCGGACCGAGCACATGTTCTTCGAGGCTGACAGGATTGCCGCAGTGCGCGAGATGATTCTCGCCGAGGATGTGGAGGGTCGGAAAAAAGCGCTGGTCAAGATTCTCCCCATGCAAAAGGGGGATTTCCTCGGCATTTTCCGCGAGATGAAGGGGCTGCCCGTTACTATCAGGCTTCTCGATCCGCCGCTCCATGAATTCCTCCCCCACGAGGACAAGGATATCGACGAGCTGGCCAAAACCATGGGGGTAACACCCAAGACCTTGAAGAACAAGGTTGAATACCTGCACGAATTCAACCCGATGCTCGGCCATCGCGGCTGCCGCCTCGGCCTCACCTTCCCGGAAATCTATGACATGCAGGTGCAGGCCATAATGGAAGCCGCCTGCGAGTTGGTCAAGAATGAAGGGTTCGACATCGTTCCCGAGATCATGATTCCGCTGGTCGCTGTTGACAAGGAACTGAAGACCCTGCGCGAGAATGCGATCACTGTCTGCGAGGAGGTAATCGGCCGCTACGGGATCAAGGTGGAGTACCTGATCGGCACCATGATCGAGTTGCCGCGCGCTGCGCTGACTGCCGATGAAATTGCCCTTGAGGCGGAGTTCTTCTCCTTCGGCACCAACGACCTGACCCAGACCACCTTCGGTCTCTCCCGCGACGATGCCGGCAAGTTCCTGCCGTTCTATGTGGAGAGCGGTCTCCTCGAGGACGACCCGTTTGTCTCTCTCGATCAGAACGGGGTAGGCCAGTTGGTCAAAATAGCCTGCGAGAAAGGGCGTGCCACCCGGCCGCATATCAAACTCGGCATCTGCGGCGAGCATGGCGGCGATCCCGCCTCGGTCATCTTTTGCCACAAGATCGGTCTCGACTATGTCTCCTGCTCGCCGTTCAGGGTGCCCATCGCACGACTGGCCGCCGCCCATGCGGCACTGATGGATAAATAA
- a CDS encoding fumarylacetoacetate hydrolase family protein: MKTARILGTNEAYPIGKILCIGRNYVDHIKELGNETPEAPVIFMKPASSVISEGENIVIPSYSNDCHHEAELAVLIGKQGKNIPEMQALEHIAGYGVAIDLTLRDVQAELKKKGLPWDIAKGFDTACPLSDFVDARTVAEPQNLQIRLSVNDQPRQDGNTAMMIHTIPAIISHMSGIFTLEPGDIILTGTPAGVGPVRSGDRIVAEIPGIGSLRVTVA; encoded by the coding sequence GTGAAAACAGCCAGAATACTCGGTACAAACGAAGCATACCCCATCGGCAAGATTCTCTGCATCGGCCGCAACTATGTTGACCACATCAAGGAACTGGGTAACGAGACCCCGGAAGCGCCGGTGATTTTCATGAAACCGGCATCATCCGTCATTTCTGAGGGGGAAAACATCGTCATCCCCTCCTATTCCAACGATTGCCACCACGAAGCGGAATTGGCGGTGCTGATCGGCAAGCAGGGGAAGAATATCCCGGAAATGCAGGCACTGGAGCACATCGCCGGTTACGGCGTAGCCATTGACCTGACCTTGAGGGACGTACAGGCCGAGCTGAAGAAGAAAGGGCTCCCCTGGGACATCGCGAAGGGATTCGACACGGCCTGTCCCCTTTCCGATTTCGTTGATGCCCGAACTGTAGCCGAGCCCCAGAATCTGCAAATCAGGCTCTCGGTAAACGATCAACCTCGTCAGGACGGCAATACCGCGATGATGATCCACACCATCCCTGCCATCATCAGCCACATGTCAGGCATCTTTACCTTGGAGCCGGGCGACATTATCCTCACCGGCACCCCGGCCGGAGTCGGTCCCGTCAGATCCGGAGATCGAATCGTCGCAGAAATTCCCGGGATTGGAAGCCTGCGGGTGACAGTGGCGTAA
- a CDS encoding TIGR01212 family radical SAM protein (This family includes YhcC from E. coli K-12, an uncharacterized radical SAM protein.) translates to MSNDQIHPDLRINSYGSYLRRRFGCRVSKINVDGGFTCPNRDGARGVGGCIYCDNSSFSPGGTVAEIPIETQMSEGMAYHRTRLKSEKFIIYFQKFTNTYAPVEKLRDLYSRALAHPDVLGISVGTRPDAISDEAIQLLAGLARNHYVCVELGLQSMDDAILKQINRGHTLSEYLNTVNRIAGRGIDICTHLIYGFPGETHAGFLKTADLIASLPVNSLKIHQLHAVRGTRLADLYHDGSFIPLSHARYVAAVCDFLELTPPSVTIQRLYGSAPLAIRVAPNWDLKNNQMWYSVVNELKRRGTWQGCRLAGADENVSNL, encoded by the coding sequence ATGTCCAACGACCAGATCCACCCCGATCTCCGCATAAACTCATACGGCTCATACCTGCGCCGTCGCTTCGGCTGCAGGGTCAGCAAGATCAACGTCGACGGAGGCTTTACCTGCCCGAACAGGGACGGCGCCCGCGGCGTAGGCGGCTGCATCTACTGCGACAACAGCTCCTTTTCCCCTGGCGGAACAGTGGCCGAGATTCCCATCGAAACCCAGATGAGCGAAGGGATGGCCTACCACCGCACGCGGCTCAAGAGCGAAAAGTTCATCATCTACTTTCAGAAGTTCACCAACACCTATGCCCCGGTTGAGAAGCTCCGCGACCTTTACAGCCGCGCCCTGGCCCATCCCGATGTGCTCGGCATCTCGGTTGGAACCAGGCCTGATGCAATCAGCGACGAGGCGATCCAGCTCCTCGCCGGCCTGGCCCGCAACCATTACGTCTGCGTGGAACTGGGCCTCCAGTCCATGGACGACGCAATCCTGAAGCAGATCAACCGCGGCCACACCCTGTCCGAATATCTCAACACGGTGAACAGAATTGCCGGGCGGGGAATCGACATCTGCACACATCTCATTTACGGTTTCCCGGGCGAGACCCACGCGGGATTTCTCAAGACCGCCGACCTGATAGCCTCACTCCCCGTCAATTCCCTGAAAATTCACCAACTCCATGCCGTCAGGGGTACGCGCCTCGCCGACCTCTATCATGACGGCAGCTTCATCCCACTCTCCCATGCCCGGTATGTGGCGGCAGTCTGCGATTTCCTGGAACTGACGCCGCCGTCAGTTACCATCCAGCGGCTCTACGGCTCCGCGCCGCTCGCAATCCGTGTTGCCCCCAACTGGGACCTGAAAAACAACCAGATGTGGTACTCTGTGGTCAACGAGCTGAAGAGGCGCGGCACCTGGCAGGGGTGCAGGCTGGCAGGGGCAGATGAGAACGTAAGCAATCTTTGA
- a CDS encoding IS256 family transposase yields the protein MTINTDVIDDLLKHYKTPEEILGENGLLKQLTKAVLQRALQAEMTLHLGHEKHASVSAKGGNARNGSSAKTIKGDFGTMPIEVPRDRDSSFEPVIIPKGQTRFAEFDDKIISLYSRGLTTREIQGHLEEIYGVEVSPALISIVTEAVAEEVKAWQNRPLDALYPIVYMDAIRVKARGNGHVVNKAVYLAIGINIDGAKEVLGMWVSENEGAKFWLQVVTELKNRGVQDIFIACVDGLKGFPEAIEIVYPNTQVQLCIVHMVRNSLKFVSWKQRKEVATDLKVIYQSATAEQAEMELTAFEAKWDKTHPTISQSWRRNWAQVIPFFAYPADIRKVIYTTNAIESLNMSLRKVTKNRGSFPNDEAMFKLLYLALRNIAKKWTLPIRDWKAAMNRFSILFEDRMPSY from the coding sequence ATGACTATTAACACCGACGTAATCGACGATCTACTCAAACATTATAAGACCCCCGAAGAGATTCTAGGGGAAAACGGGCTGCTGAAGCAGTTGACCAAGGCTGTTCTTCAGCGGGCGCTCCAGGCTGAAATGACACTGCACCTCGGCCACGAGAAGCATGCTTCCGTTTCCGCCAAAGGTGGCAATGCACGCAATGGCTCGTCGGCAAAGACCATCAAAGGCGATTTTGGCACCATGCCGATTGAGGTCCCTCGTGACCGGGATAGCAGCTTTGAACCAGTCATCATTCCCAAAGGCCAAACCCGGTTCGCCGAGTTCGATGATAAGATTATCTCCCTGTACTCCCGCGGGCTTACCACTCGTGAGATCCAGGGACACTTGGAGGAAATCTACGGTGTTGAAGTATCCCCCGCTCTGATTTCAATAGTGACTGAAGCAGTAGCTGAAGAGGTCAAAGCTTGGCAGAACCGCCCGTTGGATGCGCTTTATCCCATCGTTTACATGGATGCCATCAGGGTCAAAGCCAGAGGCAATGGCCATGTTGTGAACAAGGCTGTCTATCTGGCCATCGGCATCAACATAGACGGTGCCAAGGAAGTTCTGGGAATGTGGGTCTCCGAAAACGAAGGAGCCAAGTTCTGGTTGCAGGTTGTGACCGAACTTAAGAACCGTGGTGTCCAGGACATCTTCATTGCCTGCGTTGACGGCCTGAAGGGGTTCCCTGAGGCCATAGAAATAGTTTATCCCAACACTCAAGTCCAACTTTGCATCGTCCATATGGTACGCAATTCCTTGAAGTTCGTTTCGTGGAAACAACGCAAAGAAGTTGCGACAGATTTGAAGGTTATCTACCAGTCAGCGACCGCTGAGCAGGCCGAAATGGAACTGACAGCATTTGAGGCAAAATGGGACAAAACACACCCGACGATCAGCCAGTCCTGGCGCCGGAACTGGGCGCAAGTTATACCATTTTTTGCCTATCCAGCTGATATACGAAAGGTTATTTACACAACCAATGCCATTGAATCACTGAATATGTCACTCAGAAAGGTGACCAAAAACCGGGGCTCGTTTCCCAATGATGAGGCAATGTTCAAGTTACTATACCTGGCGCTGAGAAACATCGCGAAGAAATGGACCCTGCCGATCAGAGACTGGAAAGCTGCCATGAACCGCTTTTCCATTCTTTTTGAAGACAGAATGCCAAGCTATTAA
- a CDS encoding RNA-binding domain-containing protein codes for MAQQALHILLSELISRWENEVIEFKNVGDSYSTSDIGKYFSALANEANLRDVEKAWLVFGVNNKSRSIVGSDYRQDNERLQSLKMQISAETEPSITFREIHELQSDKGRVILFEIPAAPLGMPIAWKGHYYARAGESLTHLGLDKLDEIRKQVGATDWSGQVANAATLDHLDTHALTKARESFAKKYANRFALEEVMTWPESTFLDRAKLTKDGQITRATILLLGKAEAAHLLSPQPAQMTWKLEGVERAYQHFGPPFLLNTSILYQKIRNIQLRILPEDQLLPIEVAKYDQKIVLEALHNCIAHQDYGRNGRIIVTELPDRLIFENEGSFYEGQPVDYISGHKTPRRYRNPFLAQAMAELNMIDTMGYGIYEMHIGQARRYFPLPDYDLSEPYAVKMTIHGKIVDPAYSRMLIQKTDLSLQDIFALDRVQKKLPLDDVMVKHLRRANLIEGRKPNLHVSATVAAATASKADYIRTRAQDDDYYTKLIRDYLVKFGSATRKEIDTLLWGKLSDALDVEQKQNKIGNLITSMRTTETIVNTGSRKLPKWTLKEKK; via the coding sequence ATGGCACAACAAGCCTTACATATACTTTTGTCTGAGTTAATCTCCCGTTGGGAAAATGAAGTAATCGAGTTCAAAAATGTCGGTGACTCATATTCGACATCTGACATCGGCAAATATTTTTCGGCTCTTGCCAATGAAGCCAACCTGCGGGATGTTGAAAAGGCTTGGCTGGTTTTTGGTGTGAATAATAAAAGCAGATCCATCGTCGGCAGCGATTACCGGCAGGACAATGAGCGCCTACAAAGCCTGAAAATGCAGATTTCAGCGGAGACTGAGCCCAGCATTACGTTCCGTGAAATTCATGAGTTGCAAAGTGATAAGGGACGCGTAATCCTGTTTGAAATACCTGCTGCCCCTTTGGGGATGCCGATTGCCTGGAAAGGGCATTATTACGCCCGCGCAGGCGAAAGTCTGACTCATCTTGGCCTGGATAAGCTGGATGAAATTCGTAAACAGGTAGGGGCAACTGACTGGTCTGGTCAGGTGGCTAACGCAGCTACACTGGATCATCTGGACACACACGCACTGACTAAGGCTCGTGAATCTTTCGCCAAAAAGTACGCTAATCGTTTTGCCCTGGAAGAGGTTATGACATGGCCTGAAAGTACATTTTTGGACCGTGCAAAACTAACAAAAGATGGCCAAATTACCCGCGCTACCATTTTATTACTGGGAAAAGCTGAAGCAGCCCATTTGCTCTCACCGCAACCAGCACAAATGACCTGGAAACTGGAGGGGGTTGAGCGTGCTTACCAACACTTTGGCCCCCCATTTCTGCTGAATACCAGCATTCTGTATCAGAAAATCCGCAATATTCAGTTGCGTATCCTGCCGGAAGATCAATTGCTCCCCATTGAAGTGGCCAAATATGACCAGAAGATTGTGCTTGAGGCATTGCACAACTGCATTGCTCATCAGGACTACGGCCGCAATGGGCGCATCATTGTCACAGAACTACCTGACAGGCTGATTTTTGAAAACGAGGGCTCGTTTTATGAAGGGCAACCAGTTGATTATATTTCTGGGCACAAAACCCCCAGACGCTACCGTAACCCTTTTCTGGCCCAGGCGATGGCTGAGCTTAATATGATCGACACCATGGGGTATGGCATTTATGAAATGCACATTGGACAGGCACGGCGCTATTTCCCCCTGCCTGATTATGATTTGAGCGAGCCCTACGCGGTCAAGATGACAATCCATGGCAAGATTGTTGATCCTGCCTACAGTCGTATGCTTATCCAGAAAACTGATTTGTCATTACAAGACATATTTGCCCTTGATCGTGTCCAGAAAAAACTCCCACTTGATGACGTAATGGTGAAACATTTGCGCCGAGCAAATCTTATTGAAGGCAGAAAACCCAACCTCCACGTCTCCGCTACCGTTGCCGCTGCGACAGCGAGCAAGGCGGACTATATTCGTACCCGTGCCCAGGATGACGATTATTACACCAAGCTGATACGTGATTATCTGGTTAAGTTTGGTTCTGCAACCCGCAAGGAGATTGATACTCTGTTGTGGGGCAAATTGAGTGATGCTTTGGATGTCGAACAAAAACAGAACAAAATCGGCAACTTGATTACCAGTATGCGAACTACAGAAACAATAGTGAATACGGGATCTCGTAAATTACCCAAATGGACTCTCAAAGAAAAAAAATAA
- a CDS encoding thiazole synthase, translating to MRTDTDKLIIAGREFNSRLMVGTGKYADFQQMVKAIEVSGAEIITVAVRRVNISDRNKESLLDHIDTKKYTLLPNTAGCYTADDAIRTCRLAREAGLSDFVKLEVLGDEKTLFPDNEELLKAAKVLIKEGFTVLPYTTDDPIVCKKLEDIGCAAVMPLGAPIGSGLGIRNPYNIRIILDTVKVPVIVDAGVGTASDAAIAMELGCHGVLMNTGIAGAKDPIAMAEAMNLAVRAGRLAYRAGRIPKKLYATASSPVEGTIE from the coding sequence ATGAGAACTGATACAGATAAACTTATCATCGCAGGCCGCGAGTTCAACTCCCGCCTGATGGTCGGAACCGGCAAATATGCCGACTTTCAGCAGATGGTCAAGGCAATTGAAGTATCCGGCGCAGAAATAATTACCGTTGCCGTGCGGCGGGTAAACATCTCCGACAGAAACAAGGAATCTTTACTCGATCACATCGACACGAAAAAATACACCCTCCTGCCCAATACCGCCGGCTGCTATACTGCCGATGACGCCATCCGCACCTGCCGTCTGGCTCGGGAAGCGGGATTGTCCGACTTTGTCAAACTGGAGGTGCTGGGTGACGAAAAGACCCTGTTTCCCGACAACGAGGAACTGCTGAAAGCAGCCAAAGTCCTTATCAAAGAAGGCTTTACTGTGCTCCCCTACACAACGGACGACCCCATCGTCTGCAAGAAACTCGAAGACATCGGCTGTGCTGCGGTCATGCCGCTCGGCGCTCCGATCGGCAGCGGTCTCGGCATCAGAAATCCGTACAACATCCGTATCATCCTCGATACGGTAAAGGTTCCGGTAATCGTCGACGCCGGCGTCGGCACAGCCTCCGATGCAGCCATTGCCATGGAGCTCGGCTGCCATGGTGTGTTGATGAATACCGGCATAGCCGGAGCAAAGGACCCCATCGCCATGGCAGAGGCCATGAACCTGGCAGTGCGGGCAGGACGGCTTGCCTACCGGGCCGGGCGTATCCCGAAGAAGCTCTATGCCACCGCATCAAGCCCTGTCGAAGGAACAATAGAGTGA
- a CDS encoding YaaR family protein → MRINDKTGSRQVDKRTKGAALRKAADSGSSLFAKKLGQMSKDSADYAGQLQALKEEIDRAGDSLEKEPTIVNFKIYRDLISAFANKVTSDAYRLELVGGPNSQRCHEIITVIDKEADELYHLIMKEQKNHIKITAQIMKIKGMVVDFML, encoded by the coding sequence ATGCGTATCAATGACAAAACCGGTTCACGACAGGTGGACAAAAGAACAAAAGGTGCTGCTTTGCGCAAGGCAGCTGACTCCGGCAGTTCGCTTTTTGCAAAAAAACTGGGCCAGATGTCGAAGGATTCCGCCGATTATGCCGGTCAATTGCAGGCATTGAAGGAGGAGATCGACCGGGCGGGGGATAGTCTGGAGAAAGAGCCGACCATCGTCAATTTCAAAATCTACCGTGATTTGATCTCCGCATTTGCCAATAAGGTAACATCCGATGCGTATCGTCTGGAGCTGGTCGGCGGGCCGAACAGCCAACGCTGCCATGAAATCATCACCGTCATCGACAAGGAAGCCGATGAGTTGTACCACCTGATCATGAAAGAACAGAAGAACCATATCAAGATCACGGCGCAGATCATGAAGATCAAGGGGATGGTTGTGGATTTCATGCTGTAA
- the thiE gene encoding thiamine phosphate synthase, which yields MKTATDSPWIDFNLYLITDRKQTEGRSLEFVVEEALRGGVRAVQLREKDLPSRELYETAYELRKLTARHNAKLFINDRVDIALAVDADGVHLGYNSIPIYRARKILGEKKLIGVSCHNQVQAIIAQEQGADFITFGPIYFTQSKAPYGEPVGIVKLAEITHLLTIPIFALGGIKPYNVPEVIAAGAHGIALVSAILSADEPRTAAKTLISLLPPMEQHEV from the coding sequence GTGAAAACTGCGACAGATTCTCCATGGATAGATTTCAACCTCTATCTCATCACTGACCGGAAGCAGACCGAAGGTCGGAGTCTTGAATTTGTCGTCGAAGAAGCCCTGAGGGGAGGGGTCCGCGCCGTCCAGTTACGGGAAAAGGATCTCCCCAGCCGGGAACTGTACGAAACAGCCTACGAACTGCGAAAACTCACAGCCCGCCACAACGCCAAACTGTTCATCAACGACCGGGTAGACATCGCCCTGGCCGTGGATGCCGACGGCGTTCATCTGGGATACAACAGCATCCCCATCTACCGGGCGAGAAAAATCCTCGGGGAGAAAAAGCTGATCGGCGTCTCCTGCCATAACCAGGTTCAGGCCATAATCGCCCAGGAACAGGGAGCAGACTTCATCACCTTCGGCCCGATATACTTCACCCAGTCCAAGGCCCCCTACGGCGAACCGGTGGGCATAGTCAAACTGGCAGAGATCACCCACCTCCTCACTATACCGATTTTTGCACTCGGCGGCATTAAACCCTATAACGTACCGGAGGTGATTGCAGCCGGCGCCCACGGCATAGCTCTCGTCTCCGCGATTCTCTCAGCTGATGAGCCGCGGACGGCGGCAAAGACCCTTATCTCTCTTCTGCCGCCGATGGAACAGCACGAAGTGTAA
- a CDS encoding cold-shock protein: MANGVVKWFNDSKGFGFIEQENGEDVFVHFSSIQGDGFKSLAEGQAVTFDIVQGAKGPQAANVYKA; the protein is encoded by the coding sequence ATGGCCAATGGTGTGGTGAAATGGTTTAATGATTCAAAGGGATTCGGCTTTATCGAGCAGGAAAACGGCGAAGATGTTTTCGTTCATTTTTCTTCCATCCAGGGTGATGGTTTCAAATCACTCGCCGAAGGGCAAGCGGTAACGTTCGACATCGTCCAGGGGGCGAAGGGGCCGCAGGCAGCCAATGTGTACAAAGCTTAG